A stretch of the Aricia agestis chromosome 15, ilAriAges1.1, whole genome shotgun sequence genome encodes the following:
- the LOC121734501 gene encoding 39S ribosomal protein L34, mitochondrial has product MSRLLSAVMQPLRKITQSLQSPNHIAPSTSLVKPELSLFTSIRTKIRCYFPRPNEVRRVRRHGWATRMSTPNGRRTIMRRILKGRYVLSH; this is encoded by the exons ATGTCTAGATTATTATCTGCAGTTATGCAGCCACTGCG GAAAATTACTCAGTCACTACAATCCCCCAACCACATAGCCCCAAGCACAAGTTTGGTTAAACCAGAACTGTCTTTATTTACATCAATAAGAACAAAAATAAGATGTTACTTCCCAAGACCTAACGAGGTGCGCAGGGTCCGTCGCCACGGCTGGGCCACTAGAATGTCAACTCCCAATGGACGAAGAACTATTATGAGAAGAATTTTGAAAGGGCGTTATGTATTGAGTCACTAA
- the LOC121734499 gene encoding protein ENL → MSSIKVNFEISHEATRRSKDTPEGFTHDWEVVVRGQEGADISHFVDKVVFNLHNSFPKPRRVVKEPPFSVKESGYAGFSFPIEIHLKNKNEPKKIQFHYNLTFQPCGSLRDRYIFQNPNDEFRRKLLKGGGIIVNNDSFYTNPDQESRSRDSFTNEKPQLVSKPKLSSENIKKHKTKEKIKDEVPHKTNSFENLFGAPIQKPPKVSPDPKRIEKSVIKTEKKEKDRSSEKKSKHEHKEIKTEKIKVKEEREKQKSEKVKSISKDSEKVKEKSNKRPSERPPSPDLIKKKCVSPVRKPPSPVQMSNASIKEEYRSSSKNNVESFDQKKVKVEDRPTEVKVEKEKKKKDKKSHDRDKDRKDKKEHKKESHKNKESPKDASKIVNTSKDSIKEREPIKDSQPKEKPPKPDKPVNKFSIENLKKTPPSANEERLESHKVKEKTESERKHKHKKKDKKRDESREKHKESSKEKKRKHDKVREVPQDKPEHIELRDTPVPKEHLITETASPISVDSASQSSESKSGLTKPSIKVEDNSSHSESEDSVIADDEDVKVKVETHSPEPVKREPTPEPEPEPEPEPEPELEIEPVPEPPPVQQKEKSKKHKDKSKREEKRRKRKAAEEEDAENRKIAKAADPGPTNHDNEHGESSGSISIETKVQDNGVSSSLGEDGESGDLSPDYMVQLRGLQQRIMMIKNNEDLERVVNLIAETGRYEVTTQTFDFDLCLLDRSTVQQLIQLVGC, encoded by the exons ATGTCCTCGATCAAAGTTAATTTCGAGATATCTCACGAGGCTACAAGGAGATCGAAGGACACTCCAGAGGGTTTCACTCATGACTGGGAAGTAGTGGTGCGCGGGCAAGAGGGTGCTGATATCAGTCACTTTGTGGATAAAGTGGTCTTCAACCTTCACAACAGTTTCCCCAAGCCGCGACGAG TTGTCAAGGAGCCACCTTTTTCAGTAAAGGAATCAGGCTATGCGGGGTTCAGTTTCCCTAttgaaatacatttaaaaaataaaaatgaaccaAAGAAAATACAGTTTCATTATAATTTGACTTTTCAACCGTGCGGCTCACTGAGGGAcagatatatttttcaaaatcctaATGATGAGTTTAGAAGAAAACTTTTGAAAGGTGGAGGGATAATTGTTAACAATGACTCATTTTATACAAACCCTGACCAAGAAAGTAGAAGTAGAGACTCATTTACTAATGAAAAACCACAACTTGTAAGTAAACCAAAATTGTCATCtgaaaatataaagaaacaTAAAACCAAAGAGAAAATTAAAGATGAAGTACCACACAAAACAAACAGTTTTGAAAACTTATTTGGAGCTCCCATCCAAAAACCTCCTAAAGTATCCCCAGATCCTAAACGAATTGAAAAGAGTGTTATCAAAactgaaaagaaagaaaaagacAGGAGTTCAGAGAAAAAGTCTAAACATGaacataaagaaataaaaacagaaaaaatcAAAGTCAAAGAAGAAAGGGAGAAACAAAAATcagaaaaagtaaaaagtattaGTAAAGATTCTGAAAAGGTAAAGGAAAAATCAAACAAGAGGCCAAGTGAAAGACCACCATCCcctgatttaattaaaaaaaagtgtgtGAGTCCTGTCAGGAAACCTCCTAGTCCTGTACAAATGTCCAATGCCTCCATTAAAGAAGAGTACAGATCATCATCAAAGAATAATGTAGAAAGTTTTGATCAAAAGAAAGTAAAGGTTGAAGACAGACCTACAGAAGTAAAAGttgaaaaagaaaagaaaaagaaagatAAGAAAAGCCATGACCGTGATAAGGACAGAAAAGATAAAAAAGAGCATAAAaaagaaagtcataaaaataagGAGTCACCAAAAGATGCAAGTAAAATTGTTAATACTTCAAAAGACAGCATTAAAGAGAGGGAACCCATTAAGGACTCTCAACCTAAAGAAAAACCACCTAAACCTGATAAGCCTGTCAATAAATTTTCAATAGAAAACTTAAAGAAGACACCACCATCAGCTAATGAGGAGCGACTAGAGAGTCATAAAGTAAAAGAGAAAACTGAATCAGAAAGAAAACACAAACATaagaaaaaagataaaaaacgaGATGAGTCAAGAGAGAAACATAAAGAATCTAGCAAAGAAAAGAAGCGTAAACACGACAAAGTACGTGAAGTACCTCAGGATAAGCCAGAACATATAGAGCTGAGAGATACTCCAGTGCCTAAAGAGCATTTAATAACAGAAACTGCATCACCCATTTCAGTAGATTCTGCATCACAATCAAGTGAATCTAAGAGTGGTCTAACAAAACCCTCAATTAAAGTGGAAGACAACAGCAGCCACTCAGAATCTGAAGATTCCGTAATTGCTGATGATGAAGATGTTAAAGTTAAAGTGGAGACACATTCACCAGAACCTGTCAAAAGAGAGCCAACTCCAGAGCCTGAACCTGAACCAGAGCCCGAACCGGAGCCAGAACTGGAGATAGAGCCTGTTCCCGAGCCCCCACCTGTACAACAGAAAGAGAAATCTAAAAAACATAAGGATAAATCAAAACGCGAAGAAAAACGTCGAAAGAGAAAGGCCGCAGAAGAAGAAGATGCCGAAAACCGCAAAATCGCTAAAGCTGCAGATCCCGGGCCTACCAATCACGATAACGAGCATGGCGAAAGCAGTGGCTCTATTTCTATAGAAACTAAAGTCCAAGACAACGGAGTCTCGAGTAGCCTAGGCGAGGACGGCGAATCCGGCGATTTGTCCCCTGATTACATGGTACAACTCAGGGGCTTGCAACAACGCATAatgatgataaaaaataatgaagatttgGAGAGAGTCGTTAATCTTATTGCTGAAACCGGCCGGTATGAGGTGACCACGCAGACTTTCGATTTTGATTTGTGTTTGTTGGATCGGTCCACTGTGCAGCAATTGATTCAACTTGTCGGTTGCTAG
- the LOC121734498 gene encoding protein SMG5: MNGCNEDFVESKIVERNDRAKKIYRYVTDIARRLGDATSSVRGVADLFTLAIELQRQKLRDNCEKLFFLDPENYGKKSLELLWRKVYYDTISAAKKHRENDNKYDNHLFTLITSGIGQFNNMLLRIQSDLHIDMKELDFVSSYDDEETEEQTPNNVSDEDIEIGKTSIYSCLIYLGDLSRYQVEIFNLFEHSLAARYYLQASQIDCQLKNPSGMPFNQLGNLYLGKNFNLDSACFYIHCLSFISPFEGAAGNLTKIFEKNAQFCDLLSDSESLTQTEHMQVTIANFLSLIEIWYLDKEDSDISKMCSVIVQQFKIAMNFNKPTLPDKNKNYTEYTQALEEENINPSYMNSIIIYNIVKICLFTISKLNENNEAKAFACKAFTLALLSQILQKLLAQVQSIGLKNPACKYNPKYLPKTEHDKAKEEELPLEDIIVNGKKSDNETIDEENVSDEDNKVHVNGDSKNNKKTIIKRRRRRRIDSSDSSDVSDADSDSRNDNNSSDSDDDLSDSTYKSDDESKSDRSASDDDEEAEYTAETNGIAEEEPIKDIKVVQNDVNNSNKENGDPNALNITELQNFLMGDNFLASIKLLIDWVLNEKDLIVSCGQSGEALFQCVVDLLNTFTHYFTPQADVYSDEKVVAYVRNVAKKYHLEYKSIPLTEDINLRGTNICKFDKDAAEWQTMQKIKPLEVEENVIRILHFIDFGYNVSKIIPRIRYNKIMKIYYFKKIPQPKVHTKLNHKRSREWHNTKKQENTDGGLLRRLGRLWLTSQVHELERSEQVDIPTLLAVDTAALHEHLRRVKQLLRTKNFIFLVPSVVLQELDELKRDRSTARDAIRWLEMQLKSGSRFLRTQKPGQSKPLPLLKYPRKAPQNILNFVQILEFCNHFIADEKQMHGTGDADQIQKSPLLILLVGNELGKGEEYKDFSLKGAAKSAGISVENISDYYTKWRQAAQRSGKKR; this comes from the exons ATGAACGGATGCAATGAAGACTTTGTGGAATCAAAAATAGTTGAGCGCAACGATCGCGCTAAAAAGATCTATCG ATATGTGACTGATATAGCGAGGAGACTAGGTGATGCTACATCTAGTGTCCGCGGAGTAGCAGATCTGTTCACACTGGCCATAGAGTTACAGCGACAAAAATTAAGAGATAACTGTGAAAAACTTTTCTTTCTTGATCCTGAAAACTATGGTAAAAAATCATTGGAACTCCTCTGGCGTAAAGTTTATTACGATACTATCAGTGCTGCTAAAAAGCATCGGGAAAATGACAATAAATATGACAACCACCTCTTCACCCTCATCACCAGTGGTATCGGGCAATTTAATAACATGCTCCTTAGGATACAATCAGATTTACATATTGACATGAAGGAATTGGATTTCGTGTCCTCATATGATGATGAAGAAACTGAGGAGCAAACCCCTAATAATGTTTCTGATGAGGACATTGAGATAGGCAAAACATCCATCTACTCCTGTCTTATATATCTGGGGGACTTGAGTCGCTATCAAGTAGAAATCTTTAACCTTTTTGAACATTCATTAGCAGCCAGGTACTATCTGCAAGCTTCTCAGATAGACTGTCAACTAAAAAACCCCTCTGGAATGCCATTCAATCAACTAGGAAATTTATACTTGGgaaaaaattttaatttggaTTCTGCTTGCTTTTATATTCACTGTCTCAGTTTTATTTCACCTTTTGAGGGAGCAGCTGGTAATTTGACAAAAATATTTGAGAAGAATGCACAGTTTTGTGACCTACTCAGTGATTCTGAATCCTTAACGCAAACTGAGCATATGCAAGTGACAATCGCAAATTTTCTTTCCCTAATAGAAATATGGTATCTCGATAAAGAGGACAGTGACATATCTAAAATGTGTAGCGTCATAGTTCAGCAATTTAAAATAGCAATGAACTTCAATAAACCTACATTgccagataaaaataaaaattacactgAGTATACCCAAGCCTTAGAAGAGGAAAATATTAATCCTTCCTACATGAATTCTATCATTATTTACAACATTGTAAAAATTTGTCTCTTTACAATATCAAAACTCAATGAAAATAATGAGGCCAAAGCTTTTGCATGCAAAGCATTTACACTAGCTTTACTGTCCCAAATCCTACAAAAGTTACTTGCACAAGTACAATCAATAGGTCTCAAAAATCCAGCTTGCAAGTACAATCCCAAGTATTTACCAAAAACTGAACATGATAAGGCTAAAGAAGAAGAGCTGCCACTGGAAGATATAATCGTCAATGGGAAGAAGAGTGACAATGAAACAATAGATGAAGAAAATGTATCAGATGAAGATAATAAGGTTCATGTTAATGGTGACTCCAAGAACAACAAAAAGACAATAATCAAAAGACGCCGAAGACGCCGTATTGATTCATCAGATAGCTCTGATGTAAGTGACGCGGACAGTGACAGTAGAAATGATAATAACTCATCAGATTCTGATGATGACCTTTCTGATTCCACTTATAAATCAGATGACGAATCGAAAAGTGACAGGTCTGCTAGTGATGATGACGAAGAAGCTGAGTATACTGCGGAAACAAATGGTATAGCAGAAGAAGAACCAATAAAAGATATCAAAGTTGTACAAAATGACGTAAATAATTCCAACAAAGAAAATGGAGATCCTAATGCATTAAACATTACAGAATTGCAAAACTTTTTGATGGGCGATAACTTTTTAGCGAGCATAAAGCTACTAATAGACTGGGTTCTGAACGAAAAAGACTTAATTGTTTCATGTGGCCAAAGTGGGGAAGCACTGTTCCAATGTGTTGTTGATTTACTCAATACGTTTACACATTACTTTACCCCTCAAGCAGATGTATATTCTGATGAAAAAGTAGTGGCCTATGTCAGAAATGttgcaaaaaaatatcatttggaATACAAATCCATTCCTTTAACAGAAGATATCAATTTACGAGGTACAAACATATGCAAATTCGATAAAGATGCTGCAGAATGGCAAACCATGCAGAAAATAAAGCCTCTAGAAGTAGAAGAAAATGTAATAAGAATCCTACACTTCATTGATTTTGGCTACAATGTTTCCAAAATAATACCAAGGATcagatacaataaaataatgaaaatatattacttcAAGAAGATCCCTCAACCAAAGGTACACACAAAACTAAACCATAAACGGAGCCGAGAGTGGCATAATACAAAGAAACAG GAGAACACTGACGGTGGGCTGCTGCGGCGCTTGGGTAGGCTGTGGCTGACGTCACAAGTGCACGAGCTGGAGCGGTCGGAACAGGTCGACATACCAACACTGCTGGCGGTCGACACGGCCGCGCTCCACGAACATCTGAGACGCGTCAAGCAGCTGCTGCGGACTAAGAACTTCATATTCCTTGTGCCGTCTGTTG TTCTGCAGGAGTTGGATGAATTGAAACGCGATCGAAGTACGGCCCGCGACGCCATACGCTGGCTCGAGATGCAACTCAAGAGCGGATCGAGATTTCTGAGAACACAAAAACCGGGGCAGTCGAAGCCGCTGCCGCTTCTGAAGTATCCGCGGAAAGCCCCACAGAATATACTCAATTTCGTGCAAATTCTAGAATTTTGCAACCACTTTATCGCCGACGAGAAACAGATGCACGGTACTGGTGATGCTGACCAAATACAAAAATCGCCGCTACTGATACTACTAGTTGGAAACGAATTGGGTAAAGGTGAGGAATACAAGGACTTCAGCCTGAAGGGTGCTGCTAAATCTGCGGGCATCTCGGTGGAGAACATAAGTGACTATTACACTAAGTGGCGTCAAGCGGCACAGAGATCCGGGAAAAAGAGGTGA
- the LOC121734092 gene encoding ubiquitin-like protein 7, which translates to MENQQFLFLGIKVKPGPIERHKLENFSLENSVLKLKNEAETKANLPASSLELVHHGKILKDNDTLNNSGVKNGEMVHVLKKKLPNPPPPPPTYTDAQLQQLNSELRTLGCTPNAPGWTRAMQLLNDESAMAEIIEQIPSLADDCMTSSILHEVELLAALGANVQTMRRGAEAYPDLPNALRMLLRLVRSRSTSGTTDNAPTSGFAYSLEALSEDEEGDEEEAEGEEGEARNTITQELLAAALRAATEAAISSNVRGSEALQTPAAASPATPLTPAAPGASSSGGGARAAITPEMFSEAISAALSQAPAPMDQSANASSSQSPAANEEDYSTQLRHMQEMGLTDVALNVRALIICGGDVNAAINLVFSGAIGDDSI; encoded by the exons ATGGAAAATCAGCAGTTCTTATTCCTTGGAATCAAAGTGAAGCCTGGGCCAATAGAAAGACATAAACTTGAAAATTTCTCCTTAGAGAATAgtgttttaaaattgaaaaacgAGGCCGAAACAAAAGCAAATCTTCCAGCTTCCTCTTTAG aaCTAGTGCATCATGGAAAAATATTAAAGGACAATGACACTTTAAACAACAGTGGTGTCAAAAATGGTGAAATGGTACATGTTTTGAAGAAAAAGTTACCAAACCCACCCCCTCCACCTCCGACATACACAGATGCCCAGCTGCAGCAGCTGAACTCCGAGCTACGGACCTTAGGGTGCACACCAAATGCACCCGGTTGGACAAGAGCTATGCAG CTTTTAAATGATGAATCTGCAATGGCAGAGATAATAGAGCAAATACCATCGCTGGCGGATGATTGCATGACTTCTTCAATACTACATGAAGTGGAGCTACTAGCAGCCCTGGGAGCTAATGTACAGACCATGAGACGGGGGGCAGAGGCCTATCCGGACCTCCCAAATGCCCTCCGAATGCTATTACGGCTTGTGAGATCACGTTCAACCAGTGGCACCACCGATAATG CTCCAACTTCGGGCTTCGCCTACTCACTGGAGGCACTGTCGGAAGACGAGGAGGGGGACGAGGAAGAGGCCGAGGGGGAGGAGGGGGAGGCGCGCAACACCATCACGCAGGAGCTGCTCGCCGCCGCGCTCAGG GCGGCGACAGAAGCGGCTATATCGTCGAACGTGCGCGGCTCGGAGGCGCTGCAGACCCCCGCCGCCGCCTCCCCCGCCACGCCCCTCACGCCCGCCGCACCAG GTGCAAGTAGTTCGGGCGGCGGAGCGCGCGCGGCCATCACGCCGGAGATGTTCAGCGAGGCCATCAGCGCCGCGCTCAGCCAGGCGCCCGCGCCCATGGACCAGAGCGCCAACG CGTCGTCATCTCAGAGCCCCGCTGCCAACGAGGAGGATTACTCCACGCAGCTCCGACACATGCAGGAGATGGGCCTGACCGATGTGGCGCTCAACGTGCGCGCCCTCATCATATGTGGAG